The DNA region GACACCCTTTCCCAATTCGTATTTTCATCTTTTCATTATAAATAGTATATGTCAATATAAACTTGTTTTTCCAATTTAATAGTGTATAAAGTGAAATTTACCATATAATTTGGATTGGCGCTTGCTTTTAGCAGTTGAATTAACGCAAAATAAATGAAGAGCTTTTTTTGGTATATATTTCATTGTAAAAATATGTATAGGAAAATATCAGTGAGGAAGGAAAGATTAAGATGACAAGAAAAAATCAATTCTGGAAGGGAATGTTATACGGAGCGTTGGCTGGTGGAGCAATCAGTTTATTAGATAAACCTACCCGTGAGGCGATGAAGGAAAACATTCAAAATGCTTATAAACAAGTATCATATGCAGTAAAACATCCGGTTGAGATTAGCGAACAGGTGAAGGGAACGGCTGAAAAAATTAGGACAACCATTGAACAGGTGAGCGAGGATATTACGTATATAACTGGAAAAGTAGATGAGATTCGCGAGTTAACGCCACAGGTAAAGGAAATTGTAAAGGAAACGAAAGATACTTTTTCGAAAAATAATGATGATGCCTTACTAGAGGATTTGCTAAAAGCTGATGAATAAGATCAGACAAGTAATTATGCAATAAACAGTTAAAAACTTAATATGGTCAATAGATGTTTTTCACAAGCAAAGGCGGTGTGAGTATGAATAGGCAAGCGGATGTACGTTCATCATTAATAAAGATGCTATGGCATCGAAGTGAAGAGGATGATATACCAGGTTTATCTGCACAGTTAGCCTATTTTTTCCTGCTATCATTATTCCCGCTCCTTATTGTGATTTTTACTCTAATTCCTTATCTCCCAATCCCACATGAGGATGTACTTGGGGCCATAAGGGCATTTGCTCCACCGGATACAATGGATCTAATTGAAAGAAATGTAAATGATATCATGAACAATCGGAATGGCGGGTTGCTTTCCATCGGGATTATCGGAACGATGTGGTCTGCCTCTAATGGAATAAATGCCATTGTTAAAGCGTTTAATAAAGCATATAACGTGAAGGAAAGCCGTTCATTTATCGTTTCTAGGGGAATGGCGATACTTCTTACATTTGGTATGATTTTGGTCTTCATTGTTGCTTTGATTCTTCCAATTTTCGGGCGGGAGATCGGTCTTTTTCTTTTTTCACAATTTGGTTTCACAGATGAATTTATCCAAGTATGGAACATGTCAAGGCTTTTAGTTAGTGCTCTAATATTATTTCTGATCTTCACTGGACTGTATTGGATAGCACCGAATATAAAATTACGCTGCCGAAGTGCAATACCTGGTGCTGCATTTGCATCGGTCGGGTGGATTTTATCATCATTTGGATTATCCTTTTTCGTCGGAAATATTACCAATTATTCTTTAACCTATGGAAGTATCGGAGCGATCATTGTCTTGATGATTTGGTTATACATATCTGCTTTCATCATTATCCTTGGCGGGGAAATTAATGCGTACTATAGTGAAAAAAATAAGCAAAACTGTTAAACCGGTTACTCCTAATTTTACCTTTATGAAAACCCAAAACTTGCGAACACTATAGATGGGGAATAAAGCAACTTTAGGAGGGTCTGACTATGACAAAGAAAACGAAAAAAGATGGCGGCACGAAACAAAAAGGAAAAGGTGCAAAAGGGAATAAAACTTCTGGATCTGCGAATGGCTCAAATAGCTATCATTAAATAAGGAAAGACCAGGCAATTATATGTGCCTGGTCTTTTCTTATTTTATGACTTCAATAGTCGAAGACTGTTAAGAATAACAAGGATTGTACTGCCTTCATGACCAATGACTCCATATGGCAAATCAAGTAACTGAAAGAAGTTAGATGATATCAATACCATTATCACAGTAATAGAAAAAATAACATTTTGTTTGATGATTTGGTTCATACGTTTAGAAAGGCGAATGGCTTCAGAGATCCGGGCTAAGTCATTTTTCATTAACACCACATCGGCCGTTTCGAGGGCTACATCACTGCCACCCCCCATTGCAATACCGACATTTGCTGTAGCTAACGCTGGCGCGTCATTTATCCCGTCACCAACCATGGCAATTGTTTTGTACTTAGTTTTTAACAATTTAAGCTTTTCGACCTTCTCTTCTGGTAAACATTCAGCATAGAATTCATCAACATGGCTTTCAGAGGCAATGGCACTTGCAGTAAGAGTGCTATCCCCAGTAAGCATAACTGTGAAAATTCCTTGTTTTTTTAACTGATCAATGGCATGCTTTGATTCTTCCCTCACAACATCCTTTAAAGCAATCATTGCTGCCAGTACACCGTTAATTTGTACAAATACCAGTGTATTTCCCTGGTTAGCTAAGTCTGTTGCCTTCCCATCGGCAAAAGCAGCAACCGCCTCCCGGCCAACAAAATCTGCTTTACCAATTTTCCAGTGTTCGCCGTTTATTTCCGCCTTAACACCCCAGCCGGAAACATCTTCAAGATTATCAGGATGGAGGAGATCGCGTTTCTGAGTGCTTTTTACATAGTTGACTATCGATTGTGCAAGCGGGTGGTTAGAATGGTTCTCAATTGATGCCGTTTTCCATAGGAGCTGTTCCTTTTCAAACCCGTCCGCTACAATTACCTCAGTGACTTCAGGCTTGCCCATGGTAAGTGTTCCTGTTTTGTCGAAGGCAATTGCTTCTATATGGCTTAAATTTTCTAGGTGAACCCCGCCCTTAACTAAAATACCATGCTTTGCTCCATTGGAAATGGCGGATAAAGTCGCTGGCATAATCGATGCAACAAGTGCACAAGGGGAGGAAACCACCAATAGAATCATTGCCCTATAAAAGGACTCCTGCCAGCTCCAGTCCAGTAAAAAATTGGGTAAAAACATCATCAATAAAACAGCCGCAAGGACCGTTTTAACATAGGTACCTTCAAAGCGTTCGATAAAAAGCTGTGACGGTGACTTTTCGCTTTGTGCTGATTGGACGAGATCAATAATTTTTTGAAAAAGTGTCTCATTGCTTGCTTTTGTCGTTTCAACTGTAATTGCTCCCGTTAAATTCACCGTTCCTGCAAATACATCTTCCTGCTTGCCTTTTGAGACAGGCATCGACTCGCCAGTAATCGCTGCTTCATCTATATTTGTATGACCAGTAAGGATGACACCGTCAGATGGTACGCGCTCACCTGGCTTTACAAGGATGTGGTCACCAATTCTTAGCTCAGAAACAGAAACCTTTCTTTCTAACCCATTATTTATGAGGAGCGCTTCTTCTGGCTGAAGCTCCATGAGAGAGGAAATCTCTTTATGACTTTTGTTCATTGTATACGTTTCTAAGGCACCGCTTACGGAGAAAATAAAGATTAAGATTGCGCCTTCCGTCCAGTAGCCAATAATGGCCGAGCCAATCGCCGCAAAAATCATTAGCATTTCAACATTTAATTCTTTGTTTTCATACGTGGCCTCAATACCCTCTTTTGCTTTCGCAAAACCGCCGATTATAAACGCTAATAAATAGGCGATAATCGAAGCTACATTATCATCCGTTTTGTCAAACAGCCACCCTAAGGCAATAAAGACACCACTTAGACCAGCGGCTATCAGTTCAATATGAGGTTTGATTTTTTCAATAAAGCCAAGCCTCTGAATATCTTTATTTAGTGTTTTTACCTCAGTGTTCATTCATCCCACCCCTTATAAAAGCTTAATTGAGAAAAATAATCATAATCATTACCCCTAAAAAACACGAAAGCTGTCATCAGAAAGATGACAGCGAATTTCTAAGAAACTATAAGATTTATAATTTAATATTATCACATAGTTCATTTGTTTGATAGGGGAATGCTCATGTAACAAATGTTTAATTATGATTTTTGATGTTCAAGAATGATGTGAGGCTTTTTACCAAATATATAAATTAACAAGGATAAAAGCAGGAGCATGGTACTTATAATAGAAAAGAAACGAATGTTTTGGAAATACTGAATAACAATTCCGCCGATAATTGGTCCGCTTAAGCTGCCAAGGCTAAAAAAGATTCCACACAGCAAATTTCCAGTTGGCAGTAAGTTTTGAGGGACTAAATCCGTCATGTAGCTGATTCCTAATGAAAAAGTTGACCCAACCACCATTCCAGATACTAAAAATGAAAGGAAAAGTCCAATAAATGAATGTTCAAAAATACCTGCTGCAGTAAAGCTCAAAAATCCAAGAACAAGAACAAAGATTAAAATATTTCTGCGACCATGTTGGTCACTTAGAATCCCTAAAGGAAGCTGTGTTACGATGCCTCCAATTGCAAACGCTGAAAGGAAATAGGAAACACTTGTGACGTCGATATCCATTCTTAAGGCATAAATAGGAAAACTTCCATTTAGGGATGATTCTAAAAAGCCATAGCAGAAGGGCGGTAAAAAGGCTAACCACCCATATTTCATTGCATTCTTGAATCGTTTAATGGTATTGAAGAATGAATTAATTTCAACTTCTTGATCAGGATATTCATTCCTTAACGAAAATACAAACAGCCAGCCAATTAAACATAGAATGGAAGAGATAATAAAAGGAAGTGCTTCATTTATATTTACTAACGGAGTCATTAAAGGACCTGCTGCAAAACCGATCCCAAAGAACATGCCATATAAAGAAATATTCCTGCCTCTTTTTTCCCTCGGGGAAGAGGAAGTAATCCAAGTTTGTGTAGCAAAATGGAGTGCATGATCACCAATACCGATAAGGAATCGTAAACCAAACCAAAACCAAAAGGAATGCCAAACAGGAAACAGTGCAATGGCAACAACTACAAGCAATCCGCCAAAGGTGATAATCGGTTTATAGCCATATTTCCGTAAAGGAATTTCCATAAAGGGGGAAACTAGAAGGATACCAATATAAAGAGCTGTTGCATTTAGCCCGTTTAAGGACGAGGAAACCCCGTTATTTTCAAATATAACTGCGATAAGCGGAAGCAGCATTCCTTGTGAAAATCCTGATATTGCAACAATACCAACGAGTATCCAAAACCGGAATTTGTTTTTATCCATATGTATGTCCTCTTCTTAAATTAATTAGAAAAATGAGTTTCTTAAAGAATGGTAACGAGAAAACGATCCTTTTGCAAGAAAAATATTTGGGTGGTTTTGGATAAAAAACAAAGACTCTAAGCCGAAGCTCAGAGTCTCTTTTAAAAAAGTCATTTTCGATGTAAGGTTTAATACAAATTACTTGTGCTATAATTATCAAGCAAAAAGCTTAATAGGGGTTAAAAATCAATCGCTTTTTTCTGGATCCATCAACCACCAACCTTCATGTTTACTTATAAGTAAAAAGAACACGAGTGTTGAATCTCATATAAGACGGGATTTCCAGCCTCCTTAATGATAATGGTGTACCGATTGATTGCTGCCCTCCTTTTTTATAGCTTAAGTTCAGTATATATTAAAGGTTGAATTTTGTAAATGTTCTGATTATATTTTTTTTGTAAATTTTTTGAGGAGGGACCTATGTCATTATTTTACCGTTTTTTATTTTTCACTATTGGCTTACTTATTATGACTTTTGGCGTCTGTTTAACGATTAAAGCGGACTTAGGTGCAGGGGCATGGGATGCTCTAAATGTGGCATTATCTGAAGAGATTGGACTGTCCATTGGAAAATGGGTCATGATTGACGGGGCAATTTTAATCATTGTAAATTCAATTTTTGTAAAAAGAAAACCAGAGTTCCTCTCACTTATAACAATAATTGTAATCGGCTCGTTAGTAGATTTCTGGATGTTAATTATTTTTGAAACATGGGTATTTGAGGGTATATTTATAAAATTAACTGCCTTACTGGCGGGAATCATTATTATCGGTTTTGGTGCAGCCACATACTTACAAGCAAAATTCCCATCTAGTCCGATCGATAATTTTATGCTAGCAATAAAAGAACGTTTTGGTTTCAATCTAATGGTGTCTAAAACAATAGCTGAAATTGTCCCTTTAATTCCTGCTCTTTTCTTAGGAGGACCCGTATGGATAGGTACAATAATCATTACACTTGCCATTGGACCAGCCATTCAACTATTCTTTCCTTCCCTAGAGAAATTACTGAAACAGCTTCAAGATTGAAGGCTTCAAGCAAAATATTGAAATAATTCGAGAAAATGGATAATATTTAGCAACTCCGAAAAAACTATGAGCAGTTACTTTACTGCCATTTGTGAAAGGAGTTTGACTTAGTGAAAAAAATTGTACCAGTTATAATGACACTGCTATTAATGCTAACCTTCTTACCTGCTGTTTCTGCCGAAAAGGCTGCTGTTAAATATCAGGTCCCGGCTTCCGTCAAAAATATTACAAAGGAAAATACCTATCCCAATTCGACTCAGGATTTACCAACGCTGGAACCGAGTGATTTAACTAAAAAGTTAATTGACTCATCTAAGGAGAAAATTGAAAATCCAGATTTAATCAGGATGCTTAATGAATCAAGCATTAATAGCACACCGTTTGCATTAGGTTACCGTGCAATTGTGTACCTAGGCCAGTGGCCACTAAATTATGTATCAACTGAAACCTCGCCAAATTGGGAGTACCAGAAAATTAATACCAACTATTATGATAATCGCGGCGGAAAAGTCCCATATCAGATTAAGTATGTCCAAGAAGCTCAGAAAGTTGTTCGCGGCGGGCTAACAGCCAAAATCGCTAATTCCGAAGATGTTAAGAAGATGATGCTTTTAAAAGCAATGGAAAAGACTCATTTACCTCTTTCCTTTGATACAGTTATTGGTTCAGGTACAAAAAATGACCATGTCTACAATGTTCCTGTCAATCGCTTAGGATACTTATATGCATATGCACCTGCAGTCAATGAAAAGGGAAAAGTAACCTATGGCGAAGTCTATTTAATGCTAAAAGGCAGTAAAAAGATTATTGTTATTAAAAATGTCACCTCGCAAGGAATTGGTGCCTGGATACCAGTGCAGGATCATGTTTCCTTTGGGTTCGCAGCATCAGAAAGACCTAGGTAAGATAATCTGAAAAGACCCTGATTTTGGTTGAGGGGTCTTTTTTTACTCTTTTATTAAATAGGGGAAAAATGAGTATAATACCGTTGCTAAAGATATGATATTTCGGTAGGATAAATAGGTTAGTGAAAGGAGAGGTCTATATTGGGTAGTCCCGTACATGATAAAAATTCGCAAGTGAATTTTTTAAAGCAGCGTTTGAATATGTTTCTTGATGTCCTTGAGGCAATTGATCCAGAGGAAGCAGATCTTGATGATATCGACAACTTAATAAAGATGATTGATGAGTTGGAAAATAAATGCAAGGAATTCAACAATCGTGAAGTGAGTGAGTCTGTTTAATTACAGGCTCTTTTTTTAATGACTTTGGATGGTAGCTAATTCTTTAATTCAGGTGATTATAGTAGTATAATAAGAATGTCAAATAGTTATAATTTTTAAATAAATTACTAGGGGACAAGGGGAAAGGGGTACTCGAAGTGAATATCGAGAAATTTCAAGAAAGCATGTATAAGCTGGTTGTTGATACATCTACAAAGCTTCCAAAGGACGTTCGTCGAGCAGTGAAACAAGCGAAGGAACAGGAAAGCGCTGGCACTCGTGCTGCGATGAGCTTAGCTACAATTACCAACAATATTAAAATGGCAGATGACCAAGTTTCACCGATTTGCCAGGACACTGGTTTACCAACGTTTAAAATTAAAACTCCTGTTGGCGTAAACCAATTAGAAATAAAAACGGCGATAAAGAATGCGATTGTTTTGGCAACGAAGGAAGGAAAGTTACGTCCTAACTCGGTTGATTCTCTTACAGGAGAAAACAGCGGTGACAATCTTGGAGCAGGATTGCCAGTGATGAAATTTGACCAATGGGAAAAGGATTATATAGAGGTTCGCCTCATACTAAAGGGCGGCGGCTGCGAAAATAAAAATATTCAATACAGCCTTCCGTGTGAATTGGATGGATTAGGCCGTGCGGGACGGGACCTTGACGGTATTCGTAAATGTATTATGCATTCGGTCTACCAAGCACAAGGACAAGGCTGTAGTGCTGGTTTCCTTGGAGTTGGAATTGGCGGAGATCGTTCATCAGGTTATGATTTAGCAAAAGAACAATTATTCCGTTCTCTCGACGATGTGAATCCAAATGCAGACCTTGCTGGGTTGGAAGAGTATGTACTGGAAAATGCGAATAAATTAGGAATTGGTACAATGGGCTTTGGGGGCGAAGCAACCCTTTTAGGCTGTAAAATTGGTGTCATGAACCGAATTCCTGCTAGTTTCTATGTATCTGTTGCCTACAATTGCTGGGCATTCCGCCGTATGGGTGTTTTTGTAGATGCGGTAAGCGGAGAAATTAATGAATGGATGTACCAAGAAGGTGAGTTCATCGATTTCGCGCAAACGGAAGCGGAAAAAGAAGCAGCAGCTGCAACCGCATCTGAAGGAGTCATTACTCTTCAAGCACCAATTTTGGAAGAAGAGATTCGTAAATTAAAGGTTGGCGACGTCGTTCAAATTAATGGGATGATGTATACCGGCCGTGACGCAATTCATAAATATTTATCTGATCATGATGCGCCTATCGATTTGAATGGGCAGGTAATTTACCATTGCGGACCAGTTATGTTAAAAGACAAAGAGGGTACATGGCATGTTAAAGCTGCCGGCCCAACAACAAGTATTCGTGAGGAGCCGTATCAAGGTGACATCATGAAAAAGTTCGGTATCCGTGCGGTTATTGGTAAGGGCGGCATGGGACCGAAAACGTTAGCTGCTTTGAGTGAGCATGGCGGAGTATATTTGAATGCCATCGGCGGTGCTGCACAGTATTATGCAGATTGTATCAAATCGGTTGAAGGTGTCGACCTCATGCAATTTGGGATTCCTGAAGCAATGTGGCATTTAAAAGTAGAAGGCTTCACAGCCGTTGTGACCA from Neobacillus sp. FSL H8-0543 includes:
- a CDS encoding heavy metal translocating P-type ATPase; the protein is MNTEVKTLNKDIQRLGFIEKIKPHIELIAAGLSGVFIALGWLFDKTDDNVASIIAYLLAFIIGGFAKAKEGIEATYENKELNVEMLMIFAAIGSAIIGYWTEGAILIFIFSVSGALETYTMNKSHKEISSLMELQPEEALLINNGLERKVSVSELRIGDHILVKPGERVPSDGVILTGHTNIDEAAITGESMPVSKGKQEDVFAGTVNLTGAITVETTKASNETLFQKIIDLVQSAQSEKSPSQLFIERFEGTYVKTVLAAVLLMMFLPNFLLDWSWQESFYRAMILLVVSSPCALVASIMPATLSAISNGAKHGILVKGGVHLENLSHIEAIAFDKTGTLTMGKPEVTEVIVADGFEKEQLLWKTASIENHSNHPLAQSIVNYVKSTQKRDLLHPDNLEDVSGWGVKAEINGEHWKIGKADFVGREAVAAFADGKATDLANQGNTLVFVQINGVLAAMIALKDVVREESKHAIDQLKKQGIFTVMLTGDSTLTASAIASESHVDEFYAECLPEEKVEKLKLLKTKYKTIAMVGDGINDAPALATANVGIAMGGGSDVALETADVVLMKNDLARISEAIRLSKRMNQIIKQNVIFSITVIMVLISSNFFQLLDLPYGVIGHEGSTILVILNSLRLLKS
- a CDS encoding YihY/virulence factor BrkB family protein, producing the protein MNRQADVRSSLIKMLWHRSEEDDIPGLSAQLAYFFLLSLFPLLIVIFTLIPYLPIPHEDVLGAIRAFAPPDTMDLIERNVNDIMNNRNGGLLSIGIIGTMWSASNGINAIVKAFNKAYNVKESRSFIVSRGMAILLTFGMILVFIVALILPIFGREIGLFLFSQFGFTDEFIQVWNMSRLLVSALILFLIFTGLYWIAPNIKLRCRSAIPGAAFASVGWILSSFGLSFFVGNITNYSLTYGSIGAIIVLMIWLYISAFIIILGGEINAYYSEKNKQNC
- a CDS encoding YfkD family protein, which encodes MKKIVPVIMTLLLMLTFLPAVSAEKAAVKYQVPASVKNITKENTYPNSTQDLPTLEPSDLTKKLIDSSKEKIENPDLIRMLNESSINSTPFALGYRAIVYLGQWPLNYVSTETSPNWEYQKINTNYYDNRGGKVPYQIKYVQEAQKVVRGGLTAKIANSEDVKKMMLLKAMEKTHLPLSFDTVIGSGTKNDHVYNVPVNRLGYLYAYAPAVNEKGKVTYGEVYLMLKGSKKIIVIKNVTSQGIGAWIPVQDHVSFGFAASERPR
- a CDS encoding YtxH domain-containing protein, with the protein product MTRKNQFWKGMLYGALAGGAISLLDKPTREAMKENIQNAYKQVSYAVKHPVEISEQVKGTAEKIRTTIEQVSEDITYITGKVDEIRELTPQVKEIVKETKDTFSKNNDDALLEDLLKADE
- a CDS encoding fumarate hydratase encodes the protein MNIEKFQESMYKLVVDTSTKLPKDVRRAVKQAKEQESAGTRAAMSLATITNNIKMADDQVSPICQDTGLPTFKIKTPVGVNQLEIKTAIKNAIVLATKEGKLRPNSVDSLTGENSGDNLGAGLPVMKFDQWEKDYIEVRLILKGGGCENKNIQYSLPCELDGLGRAGRDLDGIRKCIMHSVYQAQGQGCSAGFLGVGIGGDRSSGYDLAKEQLFRSLDDVNPNADLAGLEEYVLENANKLGIGTMGFGGEATLLGCKIGVMNRIPASFYVSVAYNCWAFRRMGVFVDAVSGEINEWMYQEGEFIDFAQTEAEKEAAAATASEGVITLQAPILEEEIRKLKVGDVVQINGMMYTGRDAIHKYLSDHDAPIDLNGQVIYHCGPVMLKDKEGTWHVKAAGPTTSIREEPYQGDIMKKFGIRAVIGKGGMGPKTLAALSEHGGVYLNAIGGAAQYYADCIKSVEGVDLMQFGIPEAMWHLKVEGFTAVVTMDSHGNSLHADVDKSSLEKLAQFKDRVY
- a CDS encoding membrane protein produces the protein MSLFYRFLFFTIGLLIMTFGVCLTIKADLGAGAWDALNVALSEEIGLSIGKWVMIDGAILIIVNSIFVKRKPEFLSLITIIVIGSLVDFWMLIIFETWVFEGIFIKLTALLAGIIIIGFGAATYLQAKFPSSPIDNFMLAIKERFGFNLMVSKTIAEIVPLIPALFLGGPVWIGTIIITLAIGPAIQLFFPSLEKLLKQLQD
- a CDS encoding MFS transporter — protein: MDKNKFRFWILVGIVAISGFSQGMLLPLIAVIFENNGVSSSLNGLNATALYIGILLVSPFMEIPLRKYGYKPIITFGGLLVVVAIALFPVWHSFWFWFGLRFLIGIGDHALHFATQTWITSSSPREKRGRNISLYGMFFGIGFAAGPLMTPLVNINEALPFIISSILCLIGWLFVFSLRNEYPDQEVEINSFFNTIKRFKNAMKYGWLAFLPPFCYGFLESSLNGSFPIYALRMDIDVTSVSYFLSAFAIGGIVTQLPLGILSDQHGRRNILIFVLVLGFLSFTAAGIFEHSFIGLFLSFLVSGMVVGSTFSLGISYMTDLVPQNLLPTGNLLCGIFFSLGSLSGPIIGGIVIQYFQNIRFFSIISTMLLLLSLLIYIFGKKPHIILEHQKS
- a CDS encoding SE1561 family protein, with product MGSPVHDKNSQVNFLKQRLNMFLDVLEAIDPEEADLDDIDNLIKMIDELENKCKEFNNREVSESV